The Chiloscyllium plagiosum isolate BGI_BamShark_2017 chromosome 4, ASM401019v2, whole genome shotgun sequence region GTTTTCTCATGTGCAAATATAGAATGAGGGGTCATTGCTTTAGGATGAACATTGGCAAATTTgtgagagataaagagaaactatttctctcaAAGTTTTATTAATTTATAGAATTCACTACCCATAGTGTGATGAATGCTGGGccactgagtaaatttaaagagaaggtagatagatttttactTAGAAATGGATTGGGTTTTGGAAtgcaggcaagaaagtggagaggtcaagatgagatcagccatgactttaccaaggagaaagtgaggactgcagatgctggagatcagagctgaaaatgtgttgctggaaaagcgcagcaggtcaggcagcatccaaggaacaggagaatcgacgtttcgggcataagctcttcttcaggaagggcttcaggattcctgaagaagggcttatgcccaaaatgtcgattctcctgtttcttggatgctgcctgacctgctgcgcttttccagcatgactttACCAAATCATGTAAgtggctgaattgtctactcctgctcttagctCTTCAATTCAGTTTGAGTGCATTCTGTAGATCATACCTAACGAGTGACTGTGGAAGATTGGCGGGTGGATTGATAAAGAATATTCTATCCTTACTAaggtcaaacttcttgaatgtcaATTCAGCTGTACCCGTCTAGGCAACTGATGGGTCTTTCCCAGAAGAGGAAATGTCCTTACAACAACTACTCTTATCAAGCCCCCTAAAAatcatatgtttcaataatatcacctctcattcttccaaatttcaaagAGATCTAATGTGTCCCAGCTTTCTTCATAAGGTAACTTCTTCAGCCCAGGAATCAGTATAACAAATCTCAGTAGACGTTGGGACAGGAAGGAATCAAGTTGGAGTTGAGAGTTTAAGGGGGTAAAAGATTGGAAAGTCAGGGTCCGTTAGACAGTTTGAGGATGGGTGGGGATGGTAGGACAGAGAGTATGTTATATCGTTATCTACAAGTTAGCCACTCTATTTTAAACTGTCCAACATTTCCTTGAATACAAACCAGCATCTGATCTATCCCAAGTCTTCCACTTTAACTCAGAGTTAGAGACAAGCACGCAGGATCCGCAGGAGCTGAGGAATAcccatcagaatttttttttataatcgAGAAATGCTCTTAACCCACCAGAAGTTTAAACTTACCAGGCAATTCTCTGAATCAGTGCAACATGACTCTGTAGATCCCGAGACATACCATTGTGGGTTACGTCTAAACTTCACCTAACTAGACACTGGAAGATCTGGATAGGACATGCTAGGAACCTCAGATGAAGGCAGATTAGAATCACCCATTGACATTTTTTAAGATAACTTTCAAAAACTTCAACCTTGCAGTCAGGGCTGCAACATGCTTGACGATGGGAATGTTAATTAATGCTCTCCTTCCTGTCACCCGTCAAGAGACCGTCATGAAAATGCACAGATTTGATCGGTGTGATTTTGGACTGTCTGGTGGATCAGGAAGTAGTCAAAGTTTGGAATGGTATGAAGTTGACAGTACAATTTGGCTACTTATTGcattgttgcttgactagtctgtaagaCAATTCTTTCAATTGGTCTAAATTGGTTTTAATCTTATTCAGATGCAATGTCAACAATCTTTCCCTCAAAGACATTAGCTGAAAGAGTTGAATTATTACAACAAATCAGAAGCTTTCATTTAGTTTCCTGGCACTAACCCTCAAATTACAAATTTATCAAATTTAATTTCACAATGTGACATGACTACTAAACTCTCAATTTCTAAGTTGTTAGTCCTGTACTGAAATTACAAGGCTTCAGTAGGCATTTGAAAGGAAAAGTAATAGGCTCAGACCACTTAAAAGAACAATTATGTTgtaaaaaagatttatttttgtaCAAACTGTGAGCATTTTATTGAACTAAaaaatttaatatatttttacgtttaaaatatattataaaatgtTATTCTCTCAAATACATCTGCATGTGCCACGTATAAAAAGATTAGAAAATGATTTCTGCAACTAAGGGAACACACACTACCACCCCTCAAACAAAACACATGCTAGTGAATCAACAGTTCATTTTACAAATCATGCTCATTTTTAACTAAATCAATGGAACAAAAAATCAGGAGCATTGCAAAATGCATTGCTGATTCAGTACTGCTGTAAGAAACCTTCCACCCCCACTATCCCaccccattctctcacacacttaGAAAAACCAGAGAACAGGCAAGAAAATTCTCAATCTTTCTGAACTATTGTAAAAGCTTCTTTGAGGCTAATTGCCTCTGTGAATCAATAATTAACACAATTGATAGTAACAGGTAACTGTTGGGAGCACACagaaatttaaaattacaaattcTCTGCTAAAATAGTGTAAAACAAATAAATGCAATGTGAAATTGTAAAGAAAAAGACAACATTttggaaacatatcagtcatCATCTGTGGGGAGTACAAGTTGACATTTCTGGTGCCAAGCCTTTAGAAACAGGTGTTCGTATACTCTGATGTCTGGCAtgtgcagtatttttctttttacaGCTATGAAAGCACTTCTGTTAGTTGTCCAATCACCCAAATGTAGATTTGGAATCTCAGAGTTAGAGTCAAATGGTATGAGTAGACAGTGCAAACCAACCTTCTTCTTTTAATCTTTCTGGCTTCAATCTTTGAGTAATAGGTGTTCTATTTCCATCACCTTTGTCCAGATGTAGTGAAGAACTAGTTCTACTGGCATTATCTGTTAATCTATTGTTATTTATTTCGCTAGCAGGACAAGGTGCACTCTCTGAAGAGGAGTCCAATCCATTGGGCAAAGGGATCAACACATCCAGTGATTTTCTGCCAGTTTCTGTCCATGTACCTTCTGGTGGAATAGGAGAAATGGGTGGTGAGGCAGAATCACCAGAAATTTGTCTCTGCTGTTCAATCAACTTCAGAAGTTTGCTGCGTGCTTCAGCACTCTGGTGGTTGAGCTCAGTGATCCTCTGCTGAAGATTATCACAAGGTCTGGGCACAGACTTTTCAATTTGTGGTGCAGAATTAGGTAATTTATCAATATTGAACTGGCTAAGTTGGGCTTTGAGAGCTGAATTCTGCAATTGGAGCTCAGTGATTTGCGCAAGCATTGCTTCATGTTTAAGCCACTTGTCCAAAGCTTCAGCTTCCATTTTGTTCTCCTTTAATCCCAGAACACCTGGCACTGCATTAACAGTTCCTGGTTGTTGCATTTCAGACCAATTACTAAcaggcaaaactggagtcaagttcctttgtccttctaaagCATCTCTAAAATTGCACTGCCGGGCAAGATCCTGTTGACCTTGCTGCAGCTCGCTTTGTATCCCTAAGTATTCTATGAAATTGTTTTCTCTTTGTTGTTCAACAGACGTTGGAGTTTCCTTACCAATTTGCAAAGGATGAGCACAATTTGATTTCAGGCATACATTATCAGCGAGAGGTCTTTCTTGACAAGAATTTGCTGCAGTTTGTGATCTTACAGCTATTTGACTGTTCCTCTGTCTTGGGGGGGAAAGCAATATAGCAGAGCCAAATAAGTGCTCAGGTAAACATTCGCCTCTTCCAGCTATTTCTAACACACTCCCCTCGTACTGATTATCTACGCTTTCTAAACGTTCAGCAGCATTTGGTACAGCCCTTAAAATAGGTGCATTCCTGTTATCCTGTCTGCCACAGTAAATGCAACCATGTAGACTCCTTCCTTCCAATGCTGCCGCACCAACTTTGCAAGCATCAATGTTTTCTCTTGGCTTCGGTTTGTCCATTCCTGCTCCTGGAGATCCGTGCACCGTTTGTTTGATCAAGTGCAGCTCCTCGTCGGTCTTCACCATATAATGATGCAGGGCGGTCTGCGTCGCAATAACCTCGCTTTGCATTTTCAGAAGCTCCGCGGTCAGCGCATCGATCAGCGCCCGCTGCTCGGTGCACCTTTCCGCCAGCCTCTGCCGGCCTTCCCTCTCCCGCCGCTGCTGGCTTTCGTTCTCCTTCAGGCAGCGGGTCAGCCTGCTCAGCGAGCCGACCAAGGAGGCGGTGAAGCCCGCCAGGCCTCGGCCCCTCTCGGGCGGCCGCCCGGCGACCCCGCGCCCCGCCCGGCGCTGCAGTTCCACCAGCTCCTGGTCGATGTGCTCGATGGTGTCCCGCAGCCCCTCCAGGCTCAGCCGGCCGCGCTCTGCCGCCGCCTCAGCTCCTCCGGAGCGGGCCCTCTGGATCGCCGTGGCGGCGTTGAGGCCAGCCTCGTCCCCCGAGGCCTCACGCTCCGGTGTACACGGAGTCCCCGGGCTCTGGCCGGGCTCACGCCGGGACCAGTCCCGCGGATGCTCGCTGCCCTCGGGGCTTGCCTCCGCACGGCCCGGGCTGGCGTCGTTGAGCGCCTGCGGGTCCATCACCGACTCGCTGAGGAGGGACAGCTGAGTAGGCCGCTCCCCCCAGGCGCGGGTGGGCAGAGCCGCCTCGCCGCCCCCGCCCGGCGCCGCCGTCACGTTCGGGAAAGCGGCGTGCAGGCGCGGGCCGTCGGCGAACAGGTCCCGCACCAGAGCCAGGGCCCGGTCGGAGCGGTCCAGCACGTCGTGCAGCTGCCGCCGGTCCAGCAGCAGCTCGCTGACCAGCGGCTGGTGGCCGGGGGCCGAGCGGGGTTTGTGCAGGCCGGGCCGCCGGTTCCTGGGTAGGCGGCTGTGCCGGCGCCGGGCGAGTTCCTCCGGGCTGGCCCGGTGCACGCTCAGGTCGCTGATGGTGCTGTCCCACTCTCTCCTCGGTGCCATCGCCGCCTTCTTCCTGCGGCCTCGACCCGCTGCCTGCAAGCGCctcgccgccccccccccccgggcTGTTAGGCCCGACGGCAGCGCGCGACTCTCCGCCTCGCGCCGCCAACCGCCACCTCCAGAGTATTCCCGCCCCCGCCAACTGTCATCAAATCCGCCACCCGCCCCATAGCATCGCGCTCCCGTCACTTCACTTCCCGCCGACAGCGGACACGTTGCGCGCGCTCCCGCCGCCAAGTGCCCATCAATTCAGCCGTTGCGCGTCGCCGTCAATGCCACCTCCGCGCGCTCCCGCCGCCAAGTGCCCATCAATTCAGCCGGTGCGCGTCGCCGTCAATGCCACCTCCGCGCGCTCCCGCCGCCAAGTGGCCATCAATTCACCCCCTCGCGCGTCGCCGTCAATGCCACCCCCCGCGCGCTCCCGCCGCCAAGTGGCCGTCAATGCCACCCCCGCGCGCTCCCGCCGCCAAGTGGCCATCAATTCACCCCCTCGCGCGTCGCCGTCAATGCCACTCCTGCGCGCTCCCGTTGCCAAATGCCCATCAATTCAGCCGTTGCGCGCCACCGCCAATGCTCCCGCCGCCAAACGGCCATGAATACACCCTCCCCACCTTGCGCGCTACCGCCACCTCCCGCGCGGCTCTGGCGGTTCCCCAGCGCCGCTGAGTGTTAGTTTCAGGGGCTCCGTGTGTAAGGAATGTGATTTGTTTTACAAATAAGATTAATTTAATCggagattttaatttaaaaaaaatgttttaatcaaGATTTTgaattcctttttgttttaaaaaacattccGCCAACCACTGGAAACTTTGAGCGAGCTACAATGTGGAGAAGAAAGAACCTGCAACTCTTAAAAATTGTGGTGGGGTctctttaaattaatttaaatcccATAAAGAGCTGTCTGGTTGGGGCAAGTCGTCAAAACAAAAGCTTAACAAATCCCTTTTAGGAGTACGGTTAACAGCAATCTCCCTAATAAATGACAATTTGTGCCAcccatgctgcctgaccacacACCTCTTTCCAGGATTTAGTGTTCTTATTGAAATTTGCAGTGTTTTTCTTCCAGTGTATCTATATGTTACTATTGGGCGTAAGGTTCAGTTCAATGGGACTCAAGAGTcttggcagggt contains the following coding sequences:
- the spice1 gene encoding spindle and centriole-associated protein 1, whose amino-acid sequence is MAPRREWDSTISDLSVHRASPEELARRRHSRLPRNRRPGLHKPRSAPGHQPLVSELLLDRRQLHDVLDRSDRALALVRDLFADGPRLHAAFPNVTAAPGGGGEAALPTRAWGERPTQLSLLSESVMDPQALNDASPGRAEASPEGSEHPRDWSRREPGQSPGTPCTPEREASGDEAGLNAATAIQRARSGGAEAAAERGRLSLEGLRDTIEHIDQELVELQRRAGRGVAGRPPERGRGLAGFTASLVGSLSRLTRCLKENESQQRREREGRQRLAERCTEQRALIDALTAELLKMQSEVIATQTALHHYMVKTDEELHLIKQTVHGSPGAGMDKPKPRENIDACKVGAAALEGRSLHGCIYCGRQDNRNAPILRAVPNAAERLESVDNQYEGSVLEIAGRGECLPEHLFGSAILLSPPRQRNSQIAVRSQTAANSCQERPLADNVCLKSNCAHPLQIGKETPTSVEQQRENNFIEYLGIQSELQQGQQDLARQCNFRDALEGQRNLTPVLPVSNWSEMQQPGTVNAVPGVLGLKENKMEAEALDKWLKHEAMLAQITELQLQNSALKAQLSQFNIDKLPNSAPQIEKSVPRPCDNLQQRITELNHQSAEARSKLLKLIEQQRQISGDSASPPISPIPPEGTWTETGRKSLDVLIPLPNGLDSSSESAPCPASEINNNRLTDNASRTSSSLHLDKGDGNRTPITQRLKPERLKEEGWFALSTHTI